In Planctomycetia bacterium, one DNA window encodes the following:
- a CDS encoding O-antigen ligase family protein: MAAAPDGHAERSACEPADATGRWTHEWTARMNDRRLSIGLTGIVLAMLSGATLLYSGVGPFGGAAAGGLGGWHPLLAAIARALTLPIATSGISDVRDVMPFVGLGCAALVVALAAPRMDRSLWDSYGAASPGLRWLITTSVLILVAGMASAWANDSMYLSRGWLLRFAAGAGWAWLLGRYLPGRALRSAVGGMLALGAVACGLALAHRADLGVRYFSWPIGTLTITAGLAAVWSAMAGGWLLARRQTASDVKPNKAEQPDPARRLIGLCVLVAGGIAAYVLQQSGRRAAMLGCLAGVALIVAFRLWIGGAVASRGRLLRRGLVMVAGAALLGSAAWYVQRERASGQRERAIPVALRFGYLRLSGELIRAQPLLGVGPDMTVVNMTNAVAPLRADMPQVYHGTIDAAVHNEWVQAAVELGVPAGVLYLALPIGSILIALRRAAITPDVLALIAGLAAIVVTEAGSITLRGPMMPPWYWTMLGLLIAVSRPRPTSDSGSAGDQPARSSSTHSPGMSATGKAIGLAIALGCAIVVHREYLGATADSVLRHTREADAEKFEVVGRLFSEKTILARFRAAEQALASAQASSPRRTGDLAYPEINAEALRRAALLWGELYEEIPGLAGVIENYARTLLLARKPTEARFVLRRAIEEKLDPYSAGVNVLYARLPETPPEEKYRCVQRALRASALDDELAGILGAIANLPEVVQSLACDLTDSGKMVLTAPFDESLDRPTMEAVRIKAYLLHEAGFIRDAIGMQRYAASLYRRLETENSPFRRAHAAEVDAFERLARWLLESWRSNEIPGDATADQAMAPIPGALEAIRAAERYAVLGLPHDRLAHPQPELGFVFGEVMPTAFPERLRPLWRFSALMHLLAGKDQFIDYRVYFSLPPEQWTPQAMQREMAALAREAVAELTRLPVDRRPRYFAGLQALANSTTPR, encoded by the coding sequence ATGGCCGCGGCCCCTGACGGCCATGCGGAGCGCAGTGCTTGCGAGCCTGCCGACGCGACGGGACGATGGACGCATGAATGGACGGCTCGAATGAATGACCGCCGATTGAGCATCGGACTGACCGGGATCGTCCTGGCGATGCTGTCGGGGGCGACGCTGCTTTACAGCGGCGTCGGCCCGTTCGGTGGCGCGGCAGCGGGCGGCCTCGGCGGATGGCATCCGCTCCTGGCTGCGATCGCCCGCGCGCTCACGCTGCCGATTGCCACGAGCGGCATCTCCGACGTGCGTGATGTGATGCCGTTTGTCGGGCTGGGCTGCGCCGCGCTGGTGGTTGCGTTGGCCGCGCCGCGGATGGACCGGTCGCTTTGGGATTCTTACGGCGCCGCCTCGCCGGGGCTGCGATGGCTCATCACGACATCCGTATTGATACTTGTCGCGGGGATGGCGTCGGCCTGGGCGAATGACTCGATGTACCTCTCGCGCGGGTGGCTGTTGCGGTTCGCGGCCGGCGCGGGCTGGGCGTGGCTGTTGGGGCGCTATCTGCCGGGGCGGGCGTTGCGATCAGCCGTCGGCGGAATGCTGGCCTTGGGCGCGGTTGCGTGCGGGCTGGCCCTGGCGCACCGCGCCGATCTCGGCGTGCGATACTTCTCCTGGCCGATCGGCACGCTGACGATCACGGCGGGCTTGGCGGCCGTCTGGTCGGCGATGGCGGGCGGTTGGTTGCTGGCCCGGCGTCAAACGGCAAGCGACGTTAAGCCGAACAAGGCGGAACAGCCGGACCCGGCGCGACGGCTCATCGGGTTGTGCGTGCTTGTTGCGGGGGGGATCGCTGCGTACGTGCTGCAACAATCGGGCCGGCGCGCGGCGATGCTCGGCTGCCTCGCGGGCGTCGCGCTGATCGTGGCGTTTCGACTGTGGATCGGCGGAGCGGTTGCATCGCGCGGTCGATTGCTCCGCCGTGGACTGGTGATGGTCGCCGGCGCGGCGCTTTTGGGATCCGCGGCGTGGTACGTCCAACGCGAGCGCGCCAGCGGCCAGCGTGAGCGTGCCATACCCGTTGCACTGCGTTTCGGCTACCTGCGCCTCAGCGGCGAATTGATCCGTGCGCAGCCCCTGCTGGGCGTCGGTCCGGACATGACGGTGGTGAACATGACCAACGCCGTCGCGCCGCTTCGGGCGGACATGCCGCAGGTTTATCACGGAACGATTGACGCGGCCGTTCACAATGAGTGGGTGCAGGCCGCGGTGGAACTCGGTGTGCCGGCGGGGGTTCTCTATCTCGCGTTGCCGATCGGGTCCATTCTGATCGCGCTGCGCCGCGCGGCCATCACGCCGGATGTGCTCGCCCTCATCGCGGGGCTTGCGGCGATTGTCGTCACCGAGGCCGGCAGCATCACGCTGCGCGGGCCCATGATGCCGCCCTGGTACTGGACGATGCTGGGTCTGCTGATCGCGGTCAGTCGCCCGCGCCCCACGTCGGATTCAGGATCGGCCGGCGATCAGCCCGCGCGGAGTTCATCGACTCATTCACCGGGCATGTCGGCTACCGGAAAGGCGATTGGGCTGGCGATCGCGCTCGGGTGTGCCATCGTCGTGCATCGGGAGTATCTGGGCGCGACGGCGGATTCGGTCTTGCGTCACACGCGCGAGGCGGACGCCGAAAAGTTCGAGGTCGTCGGGAGGCTCTTCTCGGAGAAGACAATTCTTGCTCGCTTTCGCGCGGCCGAGCAGGCGCTGGCGAGCGCGCAGGCAAGTTCGCCGCGGCGAACCGGTGACCTGGCGTACCCCGAAATTAATGCCGAGGCCCTTCGACGGGCGGCGTTGTTGTGGGGCGAGTTGTACGAGGAGATACCCGGCTTGGCCGGCGTGATCGAGAATTACGCACGGACGCTGCTGCTGGCGCGCAAGCCGACGGAGGCGCGTTTCGTGCTTCGCCGTGCGATCGAGGAGAAACTTGATCCCTATTCGGCGGGTGTGAACGTGCTGTATGCACGACTGCCAGAGACGCCGCCGGAGGAGAAATACCGCTGCGTGCAAAGGGCACTGCGGGCATCCGCGCTGGATGATGAACTCGCTGGGATTCTCGGAGCCATCGCAAATCTGCCGGAGGTCGTGCAATCCCTCGCCTGCGATCTGACCGATTCGGGCAAGATGGTCTTGACGGCCCCCTTTGACGAGAGCCTTGATCGACCAACGATGGAGGCCGTTCGGATCAAGGCCTATCTGCTGCACGAGGCAGGTTTCATCCGGGACGCCATCGGCATGCAGCGATACGCGGCGAGTCTTTACCGCCGACTCGAAACGGAGAACAGCCCGTTTCGGCGTGCCCATGCGGCCGAGGTCGACGCGTTCGAGCGGCTGGCTCGATGGCTGCTCGAATCGTGGCGGTCGAATGAAATACCGGGGGACGCGACGGCAGATCAGGCGATGGCGCCGATCCCGGGCGCGCTGGAGGCGATTCGCGCCGCCGAGCGTTACGCCGTGCTGGGCCTGCCGCACGATCGGCTGGCGCATCCGCAACCCGAGCTGGGCTTTGTCTTCGGCGAGGTGATGCCGACGGCGTTTCCCGAACGGTTGAGGCCGCTGTGGCGGTTTTCGGCGTTGATGCACCTGCTGGCGGGGAAGGATCAGTTTATCGACTATCGTGTCTATTTCAGCCTGCCGCCGGAGCAATGGACGCCGCAGGCCATGCAGCGCGAGATGGCGGCGCTGGCGCGCGAAGCGGTGGCGGAGCTTACGAGGCTGCCCGTTGATCGGCGCCCGAGGTATTTCGCCGGGCTGCAAGCGCTGGCGAACAGCACGACCCCGCGCTGA
- a CDS encoding transcriptional regulator, with protein MMDETTFQSKLAELMNEIGTLPETQRGKLESLAIETKMRQDKLKATVSSLQESIDYLRLSIKYLLFDLEATRRENDYLRKMIEQEGETQE; from the coding sequence ATGATGGATGAGACAACGTTTCAGAGCAAGCTGGCGGAGCTGATGAACGAGATCGGCACGCTGCCGGAGACGCAGCGGGGCAAGCTGGAATCGCTGGCGATCGAAACAAAGATGCGCCAGGACAAGCTGAAAGCCACGGTCAGCAGCTTGCAGGAGTCGATTGATTACCTGCGGTTGTCGATCAAGTACCTGTTGTTCGATCTGGAGGCAACGCGGCGCGAGAACGACTACCTTCGCAAGATGATCGAGCAGGAAGGCGAGACACAGGAATGA
- a CDS encoding leucine--tRNA ligase: MPADYDPAALQAKWQRYWDEHKTFRTPNPGEPDFDPTRPKFYVLDMFPYPSGAGLHVGHPEGYTATDIIARYKRMRGFNVLHPMGWDAFGLPAEQHAIETGEHPAICTERNINTFRRQLKMLGFSYDWDREISTTHEDYYRWTQWIFLQLFNSWYDATCEWTDAVGRTIVGRARPIRELPIPDDVRAAGERAVREYVDSQRLAYLAEVPVNWCPALGTVLSNEEVTNEGRSERGNHPVFRRPLKQWMLRITKYGDRLERDLEELAWPESVKIMQRNWIGRSEGAQVKFDVVGHDTALEIFTTRPDTLFGATYMVLAPEHPLVERITTADQRDAVRAYCDAAKQKSDLARTAETKEKTGVFTGAHAINPVNQARIPIWVADYVLISYGTGAIMAVPGHDQRDFEFAKQFKLPIVLVVKPPEEWLAAQHTTIETYLAHPEQCEAVFVDDGTAIHSGEFDGLPTAQFKRRIIAWLESRGLGRGTVNYKLRDWLFSRQRYWGEPFPILHGPEGEIVPLDESELPLTLPPMDDFRPTPAAEGDANAATPEPPLGRAKQWATLTRNGKIYQRELNTMPQWAGSCWYYLRFLDARNESRFCGNEAERYWMVSPRKDGTPHLGGVDLYLGGAEHAVLHLLYARFWHKVLFDLGHVSTPEPFGKLFNQGMIRAFAYRDSRGVPHGYDEIDFRDDGTAHLKVGGEKLTATVEKMSKSLKNVINPEDVVGEYGADALRLYEMFMGPLEASKPWNPRDVPGVFRFLQRVWRLMIDRETGNVSSAIVTTGVNLDASNELERHLHRTIKKVEEDIEAMAFNTAIAAMMEWVNAAYKAKQVHQSQAERFVLILAPFAPHIAEELWERLKQRIAPGRDVPSLAYEPWPTWDAAMVVESEVEIPVQINGKLVTRMKIAKAASEDSVRIAALADAKVKERIGTSEIARAVYVPGRMLNLVVK, from the coding sequence ATACCCGCTGACTACGACCCCGCCGCGCTGCAAGCCAAGTGGCAGCGCTACTGGGATGAACACAAAACGTTTCGCACGCCCAATCCCGGCGAGCCGGACTTCGATCCGACGCGCCCCAAATTCTACGTCCTCGACATGTTCCCCTATCCCAGCGGGGCCGGTCTGCACGTCGGTCACCCCGAGGGCTACACCGCAACCGATATCATCGCGCGATACAAGCGCATGCGCGGCTTCAACGTCCTGCACCCCATGGGCTGGGACGCCTTCGGCCTGCCCGCCGAGCAGCACGCCATTGAGACCGGCGAGCATCCCGCGATCTGCACCGAGCGAAACATCAACACCTTTCGCCGGCAACTCAAGATGCTCGGCTTCTCCTACGACTGGGATCGAGAAATCTCCACCACGCACGAAGACTATTACCGCTGGACGCAGTGGATCTTCCTGCAATTGTTCAACAGTTGGTACGACGCAACGTGCGAATGGACCGATGCCGTCGGGCGAACGATCGTCGGCCGCGCGCGGCCGATCCGCGAGCTGCCCATTCCCGACGACGTGCGCGCCGCGGGCGAGAGGGCCGTGCGCGAGTACGTCGATTCGCAGCGGCTGGCCTATCTTGCCGAGGTGCCGGTGAACTGGTGCCCAGCGCTGGGGACGGTGCTGTCCAACGAGGAAGTGACCAACGAAGGGCGCAGCGAACGCGGCAATCATCCGGTCTTCAGGCGGCCGCTCAAGCAGTGGATGTTGCGTATCACGAAATACGGCGACCGGCTGGAGCGCGACTTGGAGGAACTGGCCTGGCCCGAGAGCGTGAAGATCATGCAGCGGAACTGGATCGGCCGCAGCGAGGGCGCGCAGGTGAAGTTCGACGTTGTCGGACACGATACGGCGCTGGAGATCTTCACAACGCGTCCCGACACGCTCTTCGGCGCGACGTACATGGTGCTCGCGCCGGAGCATCCGCTGGTGGAGCGCATCACGACGGCCGACCAGCGCGATGCGGTGCGCGCTTACTGCGACGCCGCGAAACAGAAAAGCGATCTGGCCCGCACCGCCGAGACCAAGGAAAAGACCGGCGTCTTCACCGGAGCGCACGCCATCAACCCCGTCAACCAGGCGCGCATCCCGATTTGGGTCGCTGATTATGTGCTCATCTCTTACGGCACCGGGGCGATCATGGCCGTGCCGGGGCACGATCAGCGCGATTTTGAGTTTGCCAAACAGTTCAAGCTGCCGATCGTGTTGGTGGTGAAGCCGCCAGAGGAATGGCTCGCCGCGCAGCACACAACGATCGAGACGTACCTCGCACATCCCGAGCAGTGCGAAGCCGTTTTCGTCGACGACGGGACCGCGATTCACTCCGGCGAGTTTGACGGCCTGCCAACCGCGCAATTCAAAAGGAGAATCATCGCCTGGCTCGAATCGCGCGGGCTGGGCCGCGGCACGGTGAATTACAAACTGCGCGACTGGCTGTTCAGCCGCCAGCGCTATTGGGGCGAGCCGTTTCCGATATTGCACGGGCCGGAAGGCGAGATCGTCCCGCTTGATGAAAGCGAACTGCCGCTCACGCTGCCGCCGATGGATGACTTCCGCCCGACGCCGGCCGCCGAGGGCGATGCCAACGCTGCAACACCCGAGCCGCCGCTGGGCCGTGCGAAGCAGTGGGCGACGCTGACGCGCAATGGGAAAATCTATCAGCGCGAATTGAACACCATGCCGCAATGGGCCGGATCGTGCTGGTATTACCTGCGATTCCTCGACGCGCGAAACGAATCGCGCTTTTGCGGCAACGAAGCCGAACGCTATTGGATGGTCTCGCCGCGCAAGGACGGCACGCCGCACCTCGGCGGCGTTGACCTGTATCTCGGCGGCGCGGAACACGCCGTGCTGCACCTGCTCTACGCGCGTTTCTGGCACAAGGTGTTGTTCGACCTGGGCCACGTCAGCACGCCCGAGCCGTTCGGAAAGCTGTTCAACCAGGGCATGATCCGTGCGTTTGCCTATCGCGATTCGCGCGGCGTACCGCACGGCTACGACGAGATCGACTTTCGAGACGACGGCACGGCGCATCTGAAGGTCGGCGGCGAGAAACTGACCGCCACCGTGGAGAAGATGTCCAAGAGCCTCAAGAACGTCATCAACCCCGAGGACGTGGTCGGCGAGTACGGGGCTGATGCACTACGTTTGTATGAAATGTTCATGGGCCCGCTGGAGGCCAGCAAGCCGTGGAACCCGCGCGACGTGCCCGGCGTGTTTCGATTTCTTCAGCGCGTCTGGCGATTGATGATCGACCGCGAGACGGGAAACGTGTCGAGCGCGATCGTGACGACGGGCGTGAACCTCGACGCGAGCAACGAATTAGAACGCCACTTGCACCGCACCATCAAGAAAGTGGAGGAAGACATCGAAGCCATGGCGTTCAACACGGCCATCGCCGCCATGATGGAATGGGTGAACGCCGCCTACAAGGCGAAGCAGGTTCATCAGAGTCAGGCCGAGCGATTTGTGCTGATCCTCGCGCCGTTCGCGCCGCATATCGCGGAGGAGCTGTGGGAGCGATTGAAGCAGCGAATCGCCCCCGGCCGCGACGTGCCGAGCCTTGCGTATGAGCCATGGCCGACGTGGGACGCGGCCATGGTCGTCGAAAGCGAGGTTGAGATTCCGGTGCAGATCAACGGCAAGCTCGTCACGCGCATGAAAATCGCCAAAGCCGCGAGCGAAGACTCGGTGCGCATCGCGGCGCTGGCCGACGCGAAGGTGAAGGAGCGAATCGGCACGAGCGAGATCGCCAGGGCGGTATACGTTCCGGGGCGGATGTTAAATCTGGTCGTGAAGTAG
- a CDS encoding class IV adenylate cyclase, with translation MDAPLEIELKTRVDSHEPVRAALIAAGAIRIGAVLETNHFFDTPEQTMRQRGAGLRVREAIPIEPARGPGGASSPPIQAPSLATMTFKGAQQAGLFKARGEIEFVVDRAEAAINLLAAVGFVETLRFQKRRESWTLRDCEVELDELPQLGRFVEIEGPSDDAIRAIALQLGLDPAHSIRESYAALLAATRPPDSPRPFVIAFD, from the coding sequence ATGGATGCCCCGCTCGAAATCGAACTCAAGACGCGCGTTGATTCGCATGAGCCGGTTCGCGCAGCGCTGATCGCCGCCGGGGCGATACGGATCGGTGCGGTGCTGGAGACGAATCATTTTTTCGACACGCCCGAACAGACGATGCGGCAGCGCGGCGCGGGGCTGCGCGTGCGCGAGGCAATTCCCATCGAACCTGCTCGTGGACCTGGCGGGGCGTCGTCACCACCGATTCAAGCACCGTCACTCGCGACAATGACGTTCAAGGGCGCACAGCAGGCCGGCCTGTTCAAGGCGCGCGGCGAAATCGAGTTCGTGGTGGACCGCGCCGAAGCGGCGATCAATCTGCTCGCCGCCGTCGGCTTCGTGGAAACGTTGCGATTCCAGAAGCGCCGCGAGAGCTGGACGCTGCGCGACTGCGAAGTTGAACTCGATGAGCTGCCACAACTGGGGCGATTCGTGGAGATCGAAGGACCATCCGACGACGCGATCCGCGCAATCGCGCTCCAGCTTGGACTCGATCCGGCCCATTCCATCCGCGAGAGTTACGCCGCGCTGCTGGCGGCGACCAGGCCACCCGATTCGCCGCGGCCGTTCGTGATCGCCTTTGATTAA
- a CDS encoding NAD-dependent epimerase/dehydratase family protein: MNEMNLVTGGTGLLGSHIVEQLRKRGRPVRALVRRGADTSWLRTQGVELAEGDVTDAASLKKACAGVQCVYHAAARVGDWGPWPDFVRITIDGTRNLFDAAEQCGVSRFIHVSSISVYGHVNEKGLVVDETAPLGVNVHKWSYYTRAKVAAEEELWRRHRAGGCVKYSVIRPSWLYGPRDRATIARLTTMIRTGKAKLLGSGDNRLNVVYAGNVAEGCILAADNPAAIGQAYNCSNDGELTQRMYFDLVAKAIGCPPVTKRVPYKVAYNAAFFLECCGHLLGWEKPPMITRYAVWLMGRDTFFSADKARRELGWKSTVGYEEGIPATIRWYEENARRNASPSAAAVTA, from the coding sequence ATGAACGAAATGAATCTTGTCACAGGCGGCACGGGACTGCTGGGCAGTCACATCGTGGAGCAGCTACGCAAGCGCGGCCGACCGGTCCGCGCGCTGGTTCGCCGAGGGGCGGACACGAGCTGGCTGCGCACACAGGGCGTCGAGCTGGCCGAGGGCGATGTCACAGATGCGGCATCGCTGAAGAAAGCCTGCGCCGGTGTGCAGTGCGTCTATCACGCGGCGGCGCGCGTCGGGGACTGGGGCCCCTGGCCCGATTTTGTGCGCATCACCATCGACGGCACGCGGAATCTCTTCGACGCAGCCGAGCAGTGCGGGGTTTCACGATTCATTCACGTCAGCAGCATCAGCGTCTATGGCCACGTGAACGAGAAGGGGCTGGTGGTCGATGAGACCGCGCCGCTCGGCGTGAACGTCCACAAGTGGTCGTATTACACGCGGGCGAAAGTCGCCGCCGAGGAAGAACTCTGGCGCCGCCATCGCGCCGGCGGCTGCGTGAAGTACTCCGTCATCCGCCCGAGCTGGCTCTACGGCCCGCGCGACCGCGCCACCATCGCCCGGCTCACGACGATGATCCGCACCGGCAAGGCCAAGCTGCTGGGCAGCGGCGACAATCGTCTTAATGTTGTCTACGCCGGCAACGTCGCCGAGGGCTGCATCCTCGCCGCCGACAACCCCGCCGCCATCGGCCAGGCCTACAATTGCAGCAACGACGGTGAACTCACCCAGCGCATGTATTTCGATCTCGTCGCCAAGGCCATCGGCTGCCCGCCGGTCACCAAGCGCGTGCCATACAAAGTAGCCTACAATGCCGCTTTCTTCCTCGAATGCTGCGGGCACCTGCTGGGCTGGGAGAAGCCGCCGATGATCACCCGCTACGCCGTCTGGCTCATGGGCCGCGATACGTTCTTCTCGGCCGACAAGGCCCGGCGCGAACTCGGATGGAAATCGACCGTCGGCTACGAGGAAGGCATCCCCGCCACGATCCGCTGGTATGAGGAAAACGCTCGGCGCAACGCGTCGCCGAGCGCCGCGGCGGTCACGGCCTAG
- a CDS encoding NUDIX domain-containing protein — MTAHGSIHSPVTYGILGILQRDGRVLLIQRSQHVRVPLAWCFPGGTIEPGESQPDALVRELREEINLTVRPERHLMTQTKHDGRLVLYCWSAEILEGELRPNPQEVADLAWLTPDEVRRMAGVLPGTTDILDGIGL; from the coding sequence ATGACCGCACACGGTTCGATTCACTCGCCGGTTACCTACGGCATCCTCGGCATTTTGCAGCGCGATGGTCGCGTGCTGCTGATTCAACGCTCACAGCACGTGCGTGTCCCCCTGGCGTGGTGCTTTCCCGGCGGAACGATCGAACCCGGCGAGTCACAGCCCGACGCGCTCGTGCGCGAGCTCCGCGAAGAAATCAACCTGACCGTCCGCCCCGAACGGCATCTGATGACGCAGACGAAACACGATGGACGGCTGGTGCTCTATTGCTGGTCGGCAGAAATACTCGAAGGCGAGTTGCGACCAAACCCGCAGGAAGTCGCCGACCTGGCGTGGCTCACGCCCGATGAAGTGCGCCGCATGGCCGGCGTCCTGCCCGGCACGACCGACATCCTCGACGGCATCGGCCTCTAG
- a CDS encoding carbonic anhydrase, whose product MKHRAVISLALLFATGCLRSEAIPRTPQQAEQALREGNDRFARDHARHPHASADRRHETARDGQHPFAAIVACSDSRVPVELLFDQGIGDLFVIRVAGNVCGVDEAGSIEYAVEHLHLPLVVVLGHEHCGAVKAVVDGSHEHGSLEKLITRIRPAVDAVRRERSELSGEALLHAAVERNVWHSLEELLAVSADIRRFMTEDRLQVVGAVYDIDSARVTWLGPHPRQAELLRTGAAPANCDK is encoded by the coding sequence GTGAAACACCGCGCCGTCATTTCGCTCGCCTTGCTGTTTGCCACCGGCTGCCTGCGGTCCGAGGCGATCCCCCGCACGCCGCAGCAGGCCGAACAGGCGCTGCGCGAAGGCAATGATCGCTTTGCGCGAGATCATGCGCGGCACCCGCACGCGAGCGCGGATCGTCGACACGAAACGGCTCGCGACGGGCAGCATCCTTTCGCCGCGATCGTGGCGTGCAGCGATTCGCGTGTTCCCGTGGAATTGCTCTTTGATCAGGGCATCGGCGATCTGTTCGTCATCCGTGTCGCGGGCAATGTCTGCGGGGTCGATGAGGCCGGCTCGATTGAATACGCCGTCGAGCATCTGCATCTGCCATTGGTGGTCGTACTGGGCCACGAACATTGCGGGGCGGTCAAAGCCGTCGTGGACGGGTCGCACGAACACGGCAGCCTTGAGAAGCTCATCACGCGCATTCGTCCGGCCGTGGATGCGGTGCGGCGCGAGCGCTCGGAGCTTTCGGGGGAGGCGCTGCTTCATGCGGCGGTCGAACGAAATGTCTGGCACAGCTTGGAGGAATTGCTTGCAGTCAGCGCGGACATCCGCAGGTTCATGACGGAAGACCGCTTGCAGGTGGTCGGCGCGGTGTATGACATTGATTCGGCACGCGTGACGTGGCTGGGGCCGCATCCGCGCCAGGCGGAATTGCTGCGGACTGGAGCAGCCCCGGCGAATTGCGATAAGTAA
- a CDS encoding HAD family phosphatase has protein sequence MIFDMDGVLVDSRAAHLESWVRLGAEIGRPIGETEFAGGFGRTSWEFIHETLGVPDLDEVKRLERRKEEIYRDLIRGRVPAMPGASELVASLHGAGAALAVGSSGPAENVSLVCEELRIGRFLRAVVTADDVTRGKPDPQVFLIAAERIGLPASRCVVVEDAPVGIEAARAAGMKVIALAGTHVASALGRADRVVSALNEIKPAQLAQLRL, from the coding sequence GTGATCTTCGACATGGACGGCGTGCTGGTGGACAGCCGCGCTGCGCACCTGGAGAGCTGGGTGCGACTTGGCGCGGAGATCGGCCGGCCGATTGGCGAAACTGAATTCGCCGGTGGGTTCGGTCGAACCAGTTGGGAGTTCATCCACGAGACGCTTGGCGTGCCGGATCTTGATGAAGTCAAACGTCTTGAACGGCGGAAGGAAGAAATCTACCGCGATTTGATTCGGGGCCGGGTGCCGGCGATGCCGGGCGCGAGCGAGCTGGTGGCGTCGCTTCATGGGGCCGGGGCGGCGCTGGCGGTCGGGTCGTCCGGCCCGGCGGAGAACGTGTCTCTGGTGTGCGAGGAACTGCGCATCGGCAGGTTTCTTCGCGCGGTGGTCACGGCTGACGATGTGACCCGCGGCAAGCCCGATCCGCAGGTTTTTCTCATCGCCGCCGAACGCATCGGACTGCCCGCGAGCCGTTGCGTTGTTGTGGAAGACGCGCCCGTGGGGATTGAAGCGGCGCGTGCAGCCGGCATGAAGGTCATCGCGCTGGCTGGCACGCACGTTGCATCGGCGCTCGGTCGCGCGGACCGCGTGGTCAGCGCGCTGAACGAGATCAAACCGGCCCAGTTGGCCCAGCTCCGATTGTGA
- the rplT gene encoding 50S ribosomal protein L20 — MPRTKTHVAHKKKVRRILKAAKGYYGARSKLLGPARDTVLRAGVYAYRDRRARKRDFRSLWITRITAACRARGLTYSKFINGLKLSNITLNRKMLSEIAIADPEAFDAIVELARKKIGKTGKAA; from the coding sequence ATGCCACGCACGAAGACACACGTCGCACACAAGAAGAAGGTCCGGCGGATTCTCAAGGCCGCCAAGGGGTACTACGGCGCGCGAAGCAAGCTGCTCGGCCCGGCGCGGGACACCGTGCTGCGTGCCGGGGTCTATGCCTACCGCGATCGCCGCGCCCGAAAGCGCGACTTCCGCTCGCTGTGGATCACGCGCATCACCGCCGCCTGCCGCGCGCGGGGCTTGACCTACAGCAAATTCATCAACGGCCTGAAGCTGTCGAACATCACGCTTAATCGCAAGATGCTTAGCGAGATCGCCATCGCCGACCCCGAGGCGTTTGACGCGATCGTGGAACTGGCCCGCAAGAAAATCGGCAAGACCGGCAAGGCGGCCTGA
- the rpmI gene encoding 50S ribosomal protein L35 → MPKMKRHKGLAKRVKVTANGKVKYRKSNMGHLMSGKGGNRRRRLTSKGILANKALSRKIAAVLQA, encoded by the coding sequence ATGCCCAAGATGAAACGGCACAAGGGGCTTGCCAAGCGCGTCAAGGTGACGGCCAACGGCAAGGTGAAGTATCGCAAGAGCAACATGGGCCACCTGATGAGCGGCAAGGGCGGCAATCGCCGCCGTCGACTGACGAGCAAGGGGATTCTGGCGAACAAGGCCTTGAGCCGCAAGATCGCCGCGGTGTTGCAGGCATAA
- a CDS encoding translation initiation factor IF-3, whose translation MTNLRCNEQIRLSPIRLIDEQGEQRGVVETAEALRMAREVGLDLVEVSPNERPPVCKIMDYGKHKYLLSKKQKHKHHEQKMKEVRIRPKTDPHDRQIKLQHAREFLTRGDKVQFTMIFKGRERFHQEIGQESFNEIAAGLADVGKVERDAKMLGRKMTMIMIPLKVPTPGKPKAAKSADGKSDSKPKASKSTKKRAEDGAPMESAAPDHLAPAASSPSTTPAGS comes from the coding sequence ATTACCAATTTGAGATGCAACGAGCAGATTCGCCTGTCGCCCATTCGCCTGATCGACGAACAGGGCGAACAACGCGGTGTCGTCGAAACGGCCGAGGCCTTGCGCATGGCGCGGGAGGTCGGCCTGGACCTGGTGGAAGTCTCTCCCAACGAGCGCCCGCCGGTCTGCAAGATCATGGACTACGGCAAGCACAAGTACTTGCTGTCCAAGAAACAGAAGCACAAACATCACGAACAGAAGATGAAGGAAGTGCGGATCCGCCCGAAGACCGATCCGCACGATCGGCAGATCAAGCTTCAGCATGCGCGGGAGTTTCTCACTCGCGGAGACAAGGTCCAGTTCACCATGATCTTCAAGGGCCGCGAGCGGTTCCATCAGGAAATCGGCCAGGAATCGTTCAACGAAATTGCCGCCGGCCTTGCGGATGTCGGCAAGGTCGAGCGCGACGCGAAGATGCTCGGCCGCAAGATGACGATGATCATGATCCCGCTGAAGGTTCCGACCCCCGGAAAGCCCAAGGCCGCCAAGTCCGCCGACGGGAAATCGGACAGCAAGCCGAAAGCCTCCAAATCAACGAAGAAGCGCGCCGAGGATGGCGCGCCGATGGAATCGGCCGCGCCGGACCATCTTGCACCCGCCGCGTCCAGCCCGTCGACCACTCCGGCGGGAAGCTGA